Proteins from a genomic interval of Desulfovibrio aminophilus DSM 12254:
- the dinB gene encoding DNA polymerase IV: protein MQTWIMHIDMDAFFASVEILDNPELAGLPVAVGGQSDRGVVSAASYEIRKYGVRSAMSVVKARKLCPQAVFVRPRFRRYSEISRMVMNILGRFSPLVEQASIDEAYLDATGLEHLFGPAPGMARSIKEAVRAETGLTCSVGLAPVRFLAKIASDLDKPDGLSVIEPERVREFLRTLPVGKIPGVGGRTLDMLRGLGVREAGDMLRFGPEFWEARLGKWGPILWERAQGIDPRGVEPGGEAKSSGAENTFEEDTLDRDVLRRWLLIQSERVGADLRRMGVRARTVTVKIKYADFRQITRSRTLPSSTDQTLAIYRAARDILAGVDLPMRVRLIGVTASHFGDGPTQLSLLEPAPPRRQSALDRAVDQVREKFGRDAVRRGDVLEMEK from the coding sequence ATGCAGACCTGGATCATGCACATCGACATGGACGCCTTCTTCGCGTCCGTGGAAATCCTGGACAACCCCGAACTGGCCGGGCTGCCCGTGGCCGTGGGCGGCCAGAGCGACCGGGGCGTGGTTTCGGCCGCCTCCTATGAAATCCGCAAGTACGGCGTGCGCTCGGCCATGTCCGTGGTCAAGGCCCGCAAGCTCTGCCCCCAGGCCGTGTTCGTGCGGCCGCGCTTCCGCCGCTACTCCGAAATCTCCCGCATGGTCATGAACATACTCGGCCGCTTCTCGCCCCTGGTGGAGCAGGCCTCCATCGACGAGGCCTACCTCGACGCCACGGGTCTGGAGCACCTCTTCGGCCCGGCCCCGGGCATGGCCCGGAGCATCAAGGAGGCCGTGCGCGCGGAGACCGGCCTGACCTGCTCCGTGGGCTTGGCCCCGGTGCGCTTCCTGGCCAAGATCGCCTCGGACCTGGACAAGCCCGACGGGCTCTCGGTCATCGAGCCGGAGCGCGTGCGCGAGTTCCTGCGCACCCTGCCGGTGGGCAAGATCCCCGGCGTGGGCGGCCGGACCCTGGATATGCTGCGCGGCCTGGGCGTGCGCGAGGCCGGGGACATGCTGCGCTTCGGCCCGGAGTTCTGGGAGGCCCGGCTGGGCAAGTGGGGGCCGATCCTCTGGGAGCGGGCCCAGGGCATCGACCCGCGCGGGGTGGAGCCCGGCGGGGAGGCCAAGTCCAGCGGCGCGGAGAACACCTTCGAGGAGGACACCCTGGACCGCGACGTGCTCCGGCGCTGGCTCCTGATCCAGAGCGAACGCGTGGGCGCGGACCTGCGGCGCATGGGGGTCAGGGCCCGCACCGTGACCGTGAAGATCAAGTACGCCGACTTCCGCCAAATCACCCGTTCGCGCACCCTGCCTTCTTCCACGGACCAGACCCTGGCCATCTACCGCGCGGCCCGCGACATCCTGGCCGGGGTGGACCTGCCCATGCGGGTGCGGCTCATCGGGGTCACGGCCTCGCACTTCGGCGACGGCCCGACCCAGCTTTCGCTCCTGGAGCCCGCGCCCCCGCGCCGGCAGAGCGCCCTGGACCGGGCCGTGGACCAGGTGCGCGAGAAGTTCGGCAGGGACGCCGTGCGGCGCGGCGACGTGCTGGAGATGGAGAAATGA
- a CDS encoding OmpP1/FadL family transporter, with translation MKRHLFALLALLCCWTTSAAAGGITLYEIGTADLGTAYAGAAARAEDAATAFTNPAGMTRLSGSQVIFGAQPMLIQSKFSTSSGTTTSGGGGGDAGGLMPAGGLYYVHHLNDDVRLGMTVNSFAGLGLDYDDDWSGRYFSQESSLYTYNFNPSAAYRVNDWFSVGVGLHVVVAQQSMKLAFDNVAAGGAGPDGGIKYDADTAGLGGTIGVLLEPREDLRLGLTYRTPIELDFKNHAHTSGIDPTLIGQVVVDSLQNSVHTKLVLPQQVMASVVYGLTDQLDVLANLGWEQYSEFAKSMIRVRVLTQDVTEGRDYDDTWHAGIGLRYAVDERWKVSCGFSYDSSMADTDVRTPDLPADRVFRYAGGLAYAWDDFSVGLNYEYADLGGASISKSSALTGALAGRYDTNHIHILGLTGEWTF, from the coding sequence ATGAAACGGCATCTTTTCGCCCTCCTGGCCCTCCTGTGTTGCTGGACCACGTCGGCGGCCGCCGGCGGCATCACCCTCTACGAGATCGGCACCGCCGATCTCGGCACGGCCTATGCCGGAGCGGCGGCCCGCGCCGAGGATGCCGCCACTGCCTTCACCAATCCCGCCGGCATGACCCGCTTGTCCGGCAGCCAGGTCATCTTCGGGGCTCAGCCCATGCTCATCCAGAGCAAGTTCTCCACCTCCTCCGGAACCACCACCAGCGGCGGGGGCGGAGGCGACGCGGGTGGGCTCATGCCCGCCGGGGGCCTCTACTACGTGCACCATCTCAACGACGACGTGCGCCTGGGCATGACGGTGAACTCCTTCGCGGGTCTGGGGCTGGACTACGACGACGACTGGTCCGGCCGCTACTTCTCCCAGGAGTCCAGCCTCTACACCTACAACTTCAACCCGTCGGCGGCGTATCGCGTGAACGACTGGTTCTCCGTGGGCGTCGGCCTGCACGTGGTGGTGGCCCAGCAGAGCATGAAGCTGGCCTTCGACAACGTGGCCGCGGGCGGCGCCGGGCCGGACGGCGGCATCAAGTACGACGCCGACACCGCGGGCCTGGGCGGCACCATCGGCGTTCTCCTGGAGCCGCGCGAGGATCTGCGCCTGGGGCTGACCTACCGCACGCCCATCGAGCTGGACTTCAAGAATCACGCGCACACTTCGGGCATCGACCCGACCCTCATCGGTCAGGTCGTGGTGGACTCGTTGCAGAACTCGGTGCACACCAAGCTCGTCCTGCCCCAACAGGTCATGGCCTCGGTGGTCTACGGCCTCACCGACCAGTTGGACGTCCTGGCCAACCTGGGCTGGGAGCAGTATTCGGAATTCGCCAAGAGCATGATCCGTGTGCGCGTTCTGACCCAGGACGTGACCGAGGGCCGGGACTACGACGACACCTGGCACGCGGGCATCGGCCTGCGCTACGCCGTGGACGAGCGCTGGAAGGTCTCCTGCGGCTTCTCCTACGATTCCTCCATGGCCGACACGGACGTGCGCACCCCGGACCTGCCCGCCGACCGGGTGTTCCGTTACGCCGGGGGGCTGGCCTACGCCTGGGACGACTTCTCCGTGGGGCTCAACTACGAGTATGCGGACCTGGGCGGCGCGTCGATCAGCAAGTCGAGCGCGCTCACCGGGGCCCTGGCGGGCCGCTACGACACGAACCACATCCACATTCTGGGCCTCACCGGGGAGTGGACGTTCTGA
- a CDS encoding linear amide C-N hydrolase — protein MEWGTFDLNTRITVIPRGSAFTALTPDGKGGKTWKTRYGVVGLDMCGKPTLADGLNEKGLAVGMFYHPGFADYAAFKGSERSRTLSPLDVAGYILTNFADVEEARAGLSRVRVVDVLEPTIGAGVPGHWMVTDRSGRSIVVECTGGEVKVHDAPLGVITNAPNYDWHMTNLRNYVNLSPFALPGKKIGELDFTPLGAGSGMIGLPGDNTPPSRFIRAVAWTQTARKTATAGEAVYEVFRIMDDFNLPLGPGAAEGHAGAQAPAGLMRSSTIWTAAWDLANLKLYYHTQHNRRVRLFDIKAVDLTSGGVRHYPLDKVKAQDYEDVTPR, from the coding sequence ATGGAGTGGGGCACCTTCGACCTGAACACCCGGATCACCGTGATTCCTCGCGGATCGGCCTTCACGGCCCTGACCCCGGACGGCAAGGGGGGCAAGACCTGGAAGACCCGGTACGGCGTGGTGGGCCTGGACATGTGCGGCAAGCCGACCTTGGCCGACGGCCTGAACGAGAAGGGTCTGGCCGTAGGCATGTTCTACCATCCCGGCTTCGCCGACTACGCGGCCTTCAAAGGCTCCGAACGTTCCCGGACGCTCTCGCCGCTGGATGTGGCGGGCTATATCCTGACCAATTTCGCGGATGTGGAGGAGGCGCGGGCGGGCCTGTCCCGGGTGCGCGTGGTGGACGTGCTGGAGCCGACCATCGGCGCGGGAGTGCCCGGCCACTGGATGGTCACGGACCGCTCCGGCCGGTCCATCGTGGTGGAGTGCACGGGCGGCGAGGTGAAGGTTCACGATGCGCCCCTGGGCGTGATCACCAACGCCCCCAACTACGACTGGCACATGACCAACCTGCGCAATTACGTGAACCTGTCGCCGTTCGCGCTGCCGGGCAAGAAGATCGGGGAATTGGACTTCACGCCCCTGGGCGCGGGCAGCGGCATGATCGGCCTGCCCGGGGACAACACTCCTCCCTCGCGGTTCATCCGCGCCGTGGCCTGGACCCAGACCGCGCGCAAGACCGCCACGGCCGGGGAGGCCGTCTACGAGGTCTTTCGGATCATGGACGACTTCAACCTTCCCCTGGGGCCGGGCGCGGCCGAGGGGCACGCCGGGGCCCAGGCTCCGGCCGGGCTCATGCGCAGCTCCACCATCTGGACCGCGGCCTGGGACTTGGCGAACCTGAAGCTCTACTACCACACCCAGCACAACCGCCGGGTGCGCCTGTTCGACATCAAGGCCGTGGATCTGACCTCCGGCGGAGTGCGCCACTATCCCCTGGATAAGGTCAAGGCCCAAGACTACGAGGACGTGACCCCGCGCTGA
- a CDS encoding ABC transporter substrate-binding protein → MKKFLVLALALCLCLLISLPAWAAKGEVVVYNWTEYMPDAVLAQFTKETGIKVVYSTFDSNEAMYAKLKLVGAKGYDVIVPSAYFMQKLRAENLLRPLEKAKLPNLKNLDANVLDKPYDPGNAYSVPYMWGGAGILVDSAKFDPKTVTSWADLWKPEFKNQLLLHDDVRDVFGAALLIKGKSLNTTDAKDIEAAYALLEKLVPNVRVYNSESPKTPFLNKEVAVGMIWNGEAMRAIEEDSKLVFVWPKEGGMFWTDCLAVPKNAPNPDNAHAFINFLMRPDIAKAIVEEVGYCTPNKEALKMLPAELRENPTAYPPAEVLKRSEFQNDVGDAALIYEKYWEMLKTGK, encoded by the coding sequence ATGAAGAAGTTCCTTGTCCTGGCCCTGGCGCTCTGCCTCTGCCTCCTGATTTCGCTCCCGGCGTGGGCGGCCAAGGGGGAGGTGGTGGTGTACAACTGGACCGAGTACATGCCCGACGCGGTGCTGGCCCAGTTCACCAAGGAAACCGGCATCAAGGTGGTCTACTCCACCTTCGACAGCAACGAGGCCATGTACGCCAAGCTCAAGCTGGTGGGGGCCAAGGGCTACGACGTGATCGTGCCCTCGGCCTACTTCATGCAGAAGCTGCGCGCCGAGAATCTGCTTCGGCCCCTGGAAAAGGCCAAGCTGCCGAACCTGAAGAACCTGGACGCCAACGTCCTGGACAAGCCCTATGATCCGGGCAACGCCTATTCCGTGCCCTACATGTGGGGCGGCGCGGGCATCCTGGTGGATTCGGCCAAGTTCGACCCCAAGACCGTGACCTCCTGGGCCGATCTCTGGAAGCCGGAGTTCAAGAACCAGCTCCTGCTGCACGACGACGTGCGCGACGTGTTCGGCGCGGCCCTGCTCATCAAGGGCAAGTCCCTGAACACCACCGACGCCAAGGACATCGAGGCGGCCTACGCGCTGCTGGAAAAGCTCGTGCCCAACGTGCGCGTGTACAACTCCGAGAGCCCCAAGACGCCCTTCCTGAACAAGGAGGTCGCCGTGGGCATGATCTGGAACGGCGAGGCCATGCGGGCCATCGAGGAAGACTCCAAGCTGGTCTTCGTCTGGCCCAAGGAGGGCGGCATGTTCTGGACCGACTGCCTGGCCGTCCCCAAGAACGCGCCCAACCCGGACAACGCGCACGCCTTCATCAACTTCCTCATGCGCCCGGACATCGCCAAGGCCATCGTGGAGGAGGTTGGCTACTGCACGCCCAACAAGGAAGCCCTGAAGATGCTGCCCGCCGAGCTGCGCGAGAACCCCACGGCCTATCCCCCGGCCGAGGTGCTCAAGCGCTCCGAGTTCCAGAACGACGTGGGCGACGCGGCCCTGATCTACGAGAAGTACTGGGAGATGCTCAAGACCGGGAAGTAG
- the potC gene encoding spermidine/putrescine ABC transporter permease PotC, which produces MALVYLFLYLPIVVLIVFSFNNSKYSTGWKGFSLRWYGELLSDTQLLDAALNSLTVASLSATCATILGTLAAWALHRYDFKAKKLFQTGLFIVIMSPDIVMGVSLLMLFVAVQLEPGFVTLLLAHITFSLPFVAVTVASRLAGFDKHVVEAAQDLGADEYETFRHVILPMVMPAVLAGWLLSFTLSLDDVIISFFVTGPGYEILPLRIYSMVKLGVKPVVNALCAIMVAATVVVVFASQILLKEKK; this is translated from the coding sequence ATGGCCCTTGTCTATCTCTTCCTGTACCTGCCCATCGTGGTGCTCATCGTCTTTTCCTTCAACAACTCCAAGTACTCCACGGGCTGGAAGGGCTTCTCCCTGCGCTGGTACGGCGAACTCCTGTCCGATACCCAACTTCTGGACGCCGCTCTCAACTCCCTGACCGTGGCCTCGCTCTCGGCCACCTGCGCCACCATCCTCGGCACCCTGGCGGCCTGGGCCCTGCACCGCTACGACTTCAAAGCCAAGAAGCTCTTTCAGACCGGTCTGTTCATCGTCATCATGTCCCCGGACATCGTCATGGGCGTGTCCCTGCTCATGCTCTTCGTGGCCGTCCAACTGGAGCCCGGATTCGTCACCCTGCTCCTGGCGCACATCACGTTCAGCCTGCCCTTCGTGGCCGTGACCGTGGCCTCGCGGCTGGCGGGCTTCGACAAGCACGTGGTGGAGGCGGCCCAGGATCTGGGCGCGGATGAATACGAGACCTTCCGCCACGTGATTCTGCCCATGGTCATGCCCGCGGTGCTGGCCGGATGGCTGTTGTCCTTCACGCTCTCCCTGGACGACGTGATCATCAGCTTCTTCGTCACGGGTCCGGGCTACGAGATATTGCCCCTGCGCATCTACTCCATGGTCAAACTCGGGGTGAAGCCCGTGGTCAACGCACTCTGCGCGATCATGGTCGCGGCCACCGTGGTCGTGGTCTTCGCCTCGCAAATCCTCCTCAAGGAGAAGAAATGA
- the potB gene encoding spermidine/putrescine ABC transporter permease PotB — MTKPSFFKVAAIGGTAAWLAVFALLPFLLILVVSFLARDPSSFVSPSFSLEGYATIADGAFLRIFLDSLAWAATTAAACLLLGYPFAYGLARLRTKRKNLFLLLIIIPFWTNSLIRTYALIFILKAQGLLNTLLLGLGLVDQPLEILYTDTAVLVGLIYTLLPFMILPLYSSIEKLDPRLLEAAKDLGAGRFRAFFAVSLPLTWPGILAGTMLTFLPALGMFYVADVLGGAKSLLIGNFIKNQFLTARDWPTGSAASVVLTGIMILLLLLYGGSGKGAPRKPEDIGA, encoded by the coding sequence ATGACCAAGCCTAGCTTCTTCAAGGTCGCCGCCATCGGCGGCACGGCCGCCTGGCTGGCGGTGTTCGCCCTGCTGCCGTTCCTGCTCATCCTGGTGGTGAGCTTCCTGGCGCGCGACCCCTCGTCCTTCGTGTCCCCGAGCTTTTCCCTGGAAGGCTACGCCACCATCGCGGACGGAGCCTTCCTGCGCATCTTTCTGGATTCCCTGGCCTGGGCCGCCACCACGGCCGCGGCCTGCCTCCTGCTGGGCTATCCCTTCGCCTACGGCCTAGCCCGGCTGCGCACGAAGCGCAAGAACCTCTTCCTGCTCCTGATCATCATCCCGTTCTGGACCAACTCGCTCATCCGCACCTACGCCCTGATCTTCATCCTCAAGGCCCAGGGTCTGCTCAACACGCTCCTGCTCGGCCTGGGGCTCGTGGACCAACCCCTGGAGATCCTCTACACCGACACGGCGGTGCTCGTGGGCCTGATCTACACGCTCCTGCCGTTCATGATCCTGCCGCTCTACAGCTCCATCGAGAAGCTCGACCCCCGGCTGCTGGAGGCGGCAAAGGATCTGGGCGCGGGCCGCTTCCGGGCCTTCTTCGCGGTGAGCCTGCCGCTCACCTGGCCGGGCATCCTGGCTGGGACCATGCTCACCTTCCTGCCCGCCCTGGGCATGTTCTACGTGGCCGACGTACTCGGCGGAGCCAAGAGCCTGCTCATCGGCAACTTCATCAAGAACCAGTTCCTCACCGCCCGCGACTGGCCCACGGGATCGGCCGCCAGCGTGGTCCTCACCGGCATCATGATCCTGCTGCTCCTGCTCTACGGGGGCAGCGGCAAGGGCGCTCCGCGCAAGCCGGAGGACATCGGTGCTTAG
- the potA gene encoding spermidine/putrescine ABC transporter ATP-binding protein PotA: protein MTRSFPSGDEKSARRGARVQNDAIISLENVSQQFDGTTVLHDISLSVKNREFFTLLGPSGCGKTTILRILAGFETPTSGRVHIGGRDVTSLPPNRRKVNTVFQSYALFPHMTVFENVAFGLRMSRTPKAELQARVAEMLHMVELEGLEGRKPQQLSGGQQQRVAIARAAVNKPLVLLLDEPLSALDAKLRKQMQRELKHLQRRLGITFVFVTHDQEEAFSLSDRVVVMDQGRIEQVGTPIEVYEEPVNLRVAKFVGETNILDAEVLGQEMTCPDGSLKARVEGEERACLLKAKRPFGEGCRVKVVLRPEDLIVHSHRPSAEAGLSLEGVVDETIYKGTTYDIAITLKTGKKLLVTEFFDEDDEKMIVAAGQPVFVTWIKGWEVVLPDDQA from the coding sequence ATGACCCGTTCGTTTCCTTCGGGAGACGAGAAATCCGCGCGGCGGGGTGCCCGGGTGCAGAACGACGCCATCATCTCCCTGGAGAACGTCTCCCAGCAGTTCGACGGGACGACCGTGCTCCACGACATCAGCCTTTCCGTCAAGAACCGCGAATTCTTCACCCTGCTCGGTCCCAGCGGCTGCGGCAAAACCACAATCCTGCGTATTCTGGCCGGGTTCGAGACGCCCACCTCCGGGCGCGTGCATATCGGCGGCCGGGACGTGACGAGTCTGCCGCCCAACCGGCGCAAGGTCAACACGGTCTTCCAGAGCTACGCCCTGTTCCCGCACATGACCGTGTTCGAGAACGTGGCCTTCGGCCTGCGCATGAGCCGCACGCCCAAGGCCGAACTGCAGGCCCGGGTGGCCGAGATGCTGCACATGGTCGAACTGGAGGGGCTGGAGGGCCGCAAGCCCCAGCAGCTTTCCGGCGGCCAGCAGCAGCGCGTGGCCATCGCCCGGGCGGCGGTGAACAAGCCCCTGGTGCTCCTGCTGGACGAGCCGCTCTCGGCCCTGGACGCCAAGCTGCGCAAGCAGATGCAGCGCGAGCTGAAGCATCTCCAGCGCCGCCTGGGCATCACCTTCGTCTTCGTGACCCACGACCAGGAGGAGGCCTTCTCCCTCTCCGACCGCGTGGTGGTCATGGACCAGGGCCGCATCGAGCAGGTGGGCACGCCCATCGAGGTCTACGAGGAGCCGGTGAACCTCCGGGTGGCCAAGTTCGTGGGCGAGACGAACATCCTCGACGCCGAGGTCCTGGGCCAGGAGATGACCTGCCCGGACGGCTCGCTCAAGGCCCGCGTGGAGGGCGAGGAACGGGCCTGCCTGCTCAAGGCCAAGCGGCCCTTCGGCGAGGGCTGCCGGGTCAAGGTCGTGCTCCGGCCCGAGGATCTCATCGTGCACAGCCACCGTCCCTCGGCCGAGGCCGGCCTGTCCCTGGAGGGGGTGGTGGACGAGACCATCTACAAGGGCACCACCTACGACATCGCCATCACCCTCAAGACCGGCAAGAAGCTGTTGGTCACGGAGTTCTTCGACGAGGACGACGAGAAGATGATCGTGGCAGCCGGGCAGCCGGTCTTCGTCACCTGGATCAAGGGCTGGGAGGTGGTGCTCCCCGATGACCAAGCCTAG
- the fliJ gene encoding flagellar export protein FliJ: MKPFVFKLEKVLEYRTQLEEQAKLALARAISEHARGEQTVADLESRLAEHLRRGAGQGATSVNEIWLWRQYRQALEQDLIMAKAELAKLALKLQKARQDAVSRSKDRKLLEKLKEQQAGKHHEEQVLREAKETEEMAVLRHERSTL, translated from the coding sequence ATGAAGCCCTTCGTCTTCAAGCTGGAAAAGGTTCTCGAGTACCGGACCCAGCTCGAGGAACAGGCCAAGCTGGCCTTGGCCCGGGCCATCTCCGAACACGCCCGGGGCGAACAGACGGTTGCCGACCTGGAGTCGCGCCTGGCCGAGCACCTGCGCCGGGGCGCGGGCCAGGGAGCCACGAGCGTCAACGAAATCTGGCTCTGGCGGCAATACCGCCAAGCTCTTGAGCAGGATCTCATCATGGCCAAGGCCGAGCTGGCCAAGCTGGCCTTGAAATTGCAGAAAGCCCGCCAGGATGCGGTTTCCCGTTCCAAGGACCGCAAGCTGCTCGAAAAACTCAAGGAACAGCAGGCCGGAAAGCACCATGAAGAGCAAGTCCTCCGCGAAGCCAAGGAAACCGAGGAAATGGCTGTCCTGCGTCATGAGCGTTCGACCCTCTAG
- a CDS encoding MotE family protein: MSVRPSRIILWVLLLGLLKLGLVGAAGLGLFDGRPAKADRPVVAALEPQAAQAQTATPPAKPQDAAQKPAQDAALPPAGSPADWKILKQREEDLASKERSLKALEQNLDDKLVELKALEKRIQAMLDQADVLKDEKLKHLVDVYSNMKSKQAAAVLETLDDALAVKILSGMRGRTAGEILSNVRADRAAVLTEALTRLQAPLDTPGIPSQPKQ, translated from the coding sequence ATGAGCGTTCGACCCTCTAGGATCATCCTCTGGGTGCTCCTCCTGGGCCTGCTCAAGCTCGGACTGGTGGGTGCCGCCGGGCTCGGGCTCTTCGACGGGCGTCCGGCCAAGGCCGACCGGCCCGTGGTCGCCGCGCTGGAGCCCCAGGCGGCCCAGGCCCAGACCGCCACTCCCCCCGCCAAGCCCCAGGACGCGGCCCAGAAGCCCGCCCAGGACGCCGCCCTGCCGCCCGCCGGTTCTCCGGCGGATTGGAAGATCCTCAAGCAACGCGAAGAGGATCTGGCCTCCAAGGAACGTTCCCTCAAGGCCCTGGAACAAAACCTGGACGACAAGCTCGTGGAGCTCAAGGCCCTGGAGAAGCGCATCCAGGCCATGCTCGACCAGGCCGACGTGCTCAAGGACGAAAAGCTCAAGCATCTCGTGGACGTGTACTCCAACATGAAGTCCAAGCAGGCCGCCGCCGTCCTGGAGACCCTGGACGACGCCCTGGCCGTCAAAATCCTGTCGGGCATGCGCGGCCGCACCGCCGGAGAAATCCTCTCCAACGTGCGCGCCGACCGAGCCGCCGTGCTCACCGAGGCCCTGACCCGCCTCCAGGCGCCCCTGGACACGCCCGGCATTCCATCCCAGCCCAAGCAGTAG
- the truA gene encoding tRNA pseudouridine(38-40) synthase TruA translates to MVRLKLTLAYDGTNFKGWQLQKDDPTIQGALEAAVARIIGVQARVQGAGRTDTGVHALGQVAHVDIPDHKLSSVPWQRALNCLLPDSVSVLAVEPVSRDFHARFRAVSKTYAYTLWTTRAFVHPQRRKYVWDCGPLDAAAMDAAAPHFLGTHDFKSFMNTGTPVRHTVRTVTSLERRPGLTEHEVVWRIEADGFLKQMVRNVMGLLVEIGRGKADPASVRTILEGRDRTLAPATAPARGLCLERVIYGDVHERGPEDDPGD, encoded by the coding sequence ATGGTCCGGCTCAAACTGACCCTGGCCTACGACGGGACCAACTTCAAGGGCTGGCAGCTCCAGAAGGACGACCCCACGATCCAGGGCGCCCTGGAGGCCGCCGTGGCGCGGATCATCGGCGTCCAGGCCCGGGTGCAGGGCGCGGGCCGCACCGACACCGGGGTCCACGCCCTGGGCCAGGTGGCCCATGTGGACATCCCGGACCACAAACTTTCCTCCGTGCCCTGGCAGCGGGCCCTCAACTGCCTGCTGCCCGACTCCGTGTCCGTACTGGCCGTGGAGCCCGTGTCGCGGGACTTTCACGCCCGCTTCAGGGCCGTGTCCAAGACCTACGCCTACACCCTCTGGACCACGCGGGCCTTCGTCCATCCCCAGCGCCGCAAGTACGTCTGGGACTGCGGCCCCCTGGATGCTGCGGCCATGGACGCCGCCGCGCCGCACTTCCTCGGAACCCACGACTTCAAGAGCTTCATGAACACCGGCACCCCCGTGCGCCACACCGTGCGGACCGTGACCAGCCTGGAGCGCCGCCCTGGGCTCACGGAGCACGAAGTGGTCTGGCGCATCGAGGCCGACGGTTTCCTCAAGCAGATGGTCCGCAACGTGATGGGCCTGCTGGTGGAGATCGGCCGGGGTAAAGCCGATCCCGCTTCCGTCCGAACTATCCTGGAAGGAAGGGACAGGACTCTCGCTCCGGCCACGGCCCCGGCCCGGGGGCTCTGTCTGGAGCGGGTGATCTACGGGGACGTTCATGAGCGAGGGCCTGAAGACGATCCTGGGGATTGA
- a CDS encoding RNA recognition motif domain-containing protein, producing the protein MKSIYVGNLPYSATEDQLKDLFAAHGEVQNVKFVMDRETGRFRGFAFVQMDDAGAAAAIEALDGKDFGGRSLKVNEARERAPRPAKNW; encoded by the coding sequence ATGAAGTCGATTTACGTCGGGAATCTGCCTTACAGCGCCACGGAAGACCAGCTCAAGGATCTCTTCGCCGCCCACGGCGAGGTGCAGAACGTGAAGTTCGTCATGGACCGGGAAACCGGCCGGTTCCGTGGATTCGCCTTCGTCCAGATGGATGACGCCGGAGCCGCCGCGGCCATCGAGGCCCTGGACGGCAAGGATTTCGGCGGCCGCAGCCTGAAGGTCAACGAGGCCCGCGAGCGCGCCCCGCGCCCCGCCAAGAACTGGTAG
- a CDS encoding exodeoxyribonuclease III, which produces MRIVSWNVNGYRAVLKKGFLDWLNACGADAVLLQETKVEPDQLAPEEREPEGWQAVWNWSKKKKGYSGTACFLRKPPLSHSFGLPGDEFRGEGRTILLELPDFWLFNIYFPNGQMGEERLDFKLRFYDRFLEYAQELRATKPVVVGGDFNTAHTEIDLKNAKANEKTSGFLPVERAWLDRFAAHGYLDTFRLFEPGPGHYSWWSYRFNARKNNAGWRIDYFFASEELRGRVRAAWIEAATEGSDHCPVWVEIADQ; this is translated from the coding sequence ATGCGGATCGTCTCCTGGAACGTGAACGGCTACCGGGCCGTGCTCAAGAAGGGCTTCCTGGATTGGCTGAACGCCTGCGGGGCCGACGCCGTGCTTCTGCAGGAGACCAAGGTGGAGCCGGACCAGCTGGCCCCGGAGGAACGCGAACCCGAGGGCTGGCAAGCGGTCTGGAACTGGTCCAAGAAGAAAAAGGGCTATTCCGGCACGGCCTGCTTCCTGCGCAAGCCGCCCCTGTCGCACTCCTTCGGCCTGCCCGGGGACGAGTTTCGGGGCGAGGGCCGGACCATCCTCCTGGAGCTCCCGGACTTCTGGCTCTTCAACATCTACTTCCCCAACGGCCAGATGGGCGAGGAGCGCCTGGACTTCAAGCTGCGCTTCTACGACCGCTTCCTGGAGTACGCCCAGGAACTGCGGGCCACGAAGCCCGTGGTGGTGGGCGGCGACTTCAACACCGCGCACACCGAGATCGACCTGAAGAACGCGAAGGCCAACGAGAAGACCTCCGGCTTCCTGCCCGTGGAACGGGCCTGGCTGGACCGCTTCGCGGCCCACGGCTACCTGGACACCTTCCGGCTCTTCGAGCCCGGTCCGGGCCACTACTCCTGGTGGTCCTACCGCTTCAACGCCCGCAAGAACAACGCGGGGTGGCGCATCGACTACTTCTTCGCCTCCGAGGAACTGCGCGGCCGCGTGCGCGCCGCCTGGATCGAGGCGGCCACCGAGGGCTCGGACCACTGCCCGGTCTGGGTCGAGATCGCGGACCAGTAG